A single genomic interval of Hyphomicrobium methylovorum harbors:
- the rpsP gene encoding 30S ribosomal protein S16 yields the protein MAVKIRLSRGGAKKRPYYYVVVAHATSPRDGRYIEQIGTFDPMLKKDDPNRAKFLEDRVKHWISVGAQPTDRVLRLLDAQGLAKRTPSNNPNKAKPKKKAQERAAAAEEKAKAAAEAAAAPADAT from the coding sequence ATGGCCGTAAAAATTCGTCTTTCGCGCGGCGGCGCCAAGAAGCGCCCTTACTATTACGTCGTCGTTGCACACGCCACGAGCCCGCGTGACGGACGCTACATCGAGCAGATCGGCACGTTCGATCCGATGCTCAAGAAGGACGATCCCAACCGCGCGAAGTTTCTCGAAGACCGCGTGAAGCATTGGATCAGCGTTGGCGCGCAGCCGACCGATCGCGTGCTGCGTCTGCTCGACGCGCAAGGCCTCGCAAAGCGCACGCCGTCCAACAATCCGAACAAAGCAAAGCCGAAGAAGAAGGCTCAGGAACGCGCCGCCGCTGCCGAAGAAAAGGCAAAGGCAGCAGCAGAGGCCGCCGCAGCACCGGCCGACGCCACCTGA
- the rimM gene encoding ribosome maturation factor RimM (Essential for efficient processing of 16S rRNA) has translation MANEQKAKLILLGEITGVHGIRGDLMVRSYTDPLDAIATYGPLLDGMGNKKLSLTVHRVTDKGIVARVEGIKDRTAAEGLRGTKLYVERSQLPEASASEFYHADLIGLKALNPDGSALGEIVSMQNFGGGDLLELKPASGAPSEFIPFETQWVPTIDLEQRTAVIIIPTTTGNDENDEGEVDASSDDEN, from the coding sequence ATGGCAAATGAACAAAAGGCCAAACTCATACTTCTCGGCGAAATAACGGGCGTGCATGGAATTCGCGGCGATCTAATGGTTCGCAGCTATACCGACCCTTTAGACGCAATTGCGACATACGGTCCGCTTTTGGATGGAATGGGGAATAAGAAACTTTCGCTCACCGTCCATCGCGTGACGGACAAAGGCATCGTCGCACGCGTCGAGGGCATCAAGGACCGCACGGCCGCGGAGGGCCTGCGCGGCACGAAGCTCTATGTCGAGCGCAGCCAATTGCCGGAAGCCAGCGCGTCGGAATTTTATCATGCCGATCTCATCGGCCTCAAAGCGCTTAATCCGGATGGGTCCGCGCTCGGCGAAATCGTATCGATGCAGAACTTCGGCGGCGGCGATCTTCTGGAACTGAAGCCAGCCAGCGGCGCGCCGTCAGAGTTCATCCCCTTCGAAACTCAGTGGGTGCCCACGATCGATCTCGAACAGCGCACCGCCGTCATCATCATACCCACCACGACAGGCAATGATGAAAACGACGAAGGCGAAGTCGACGCTTCGAGTGACGACGAAAATTGA
- a CDS encoding FAD-dependent monooxygenase → MPGGADTTRYDVAIAGGSFAGLALARGLLQALGPDVRIAIVDRSAAPAAPINDGRAFAVWAGAKATLDSLGVWSAIANVAQPLTSIEISDSVVSDGIKQTRLTYDAKTESGEPAAFMVPASVLSEALRASIADRPSITWIAPAEAETLTLGERGARIGLRDGRVIEAALCVAADGKTSKLRDAAGIKTVGHGYEQTGIVATVAFSEPHDGVAIQHFFPGGPFAILPLQNNRACITWSAARSDAERVLALDDAAFQAELDMRIGGRFGAVSLAGPRQSWPLDIVLPRALIARRFVLMGDAAHGVHPVAGQGVNLALRDAAALIEVLSDAARVGGDFGDGVHLERYQRWRRFDSLMSASIYDGINRVFGVDDMMLRAGRGAALGLVDRLGAVKKTILAEAAGLTGELPKLARGLPV, encoded by the coding sequence GTGCCAGGCGGCGCTGATACCACAAGATATGACGTTGCGATTGCCGGGGGCAGTTTCGCTGGCCTCGCGTTGGCGCGCGGGCTTTTGCAGGCGCTCGGACCGGATGTTCGGATCGCTATCGTGGATCGTTCCGCGGCGCCCGCTGCACCGATCAACGATGGCCGGGCGTTTGCCGTCTGGGCCGGTGCAAAGGCAACGCTCGATAGCCTTGGCGTGTGGAGCGCGATTGCAAATGTCGCGCAGCCGCTGACGTCCATCGAGATTTCGGATTCGGTTGTCTCGGACGGCATCAAGCAAACGCGCCTCACATACGACGCTAAAACGGAGAGCGGAGAGCCGGCGGCCTTTATGGTCCCGGCCTCGGTGTTGAGCGAAGCGCTGCGCGCAAGCATTGCCGATCGTCCGTCGATTACGTGGATCGCACCGGCGGAGGCCGAGACGCTGACGCTCGGTGAGCGCGGTGCGCGGATCGGTTTGCGTGATGGCCGCGTGATCGAGGCGGCGCTCTGTGTGGCGGCGGACGGAAAGACGTCGAAACTGCGCGACGCCGCGGGCATCAAGACCGTCGGGCATGGCTATGAGCAGACGGGCATCGTGGCCACCGTCGCATTCAGCGAGCCGCATGACGGCGTTGCGATTCAGCATTTTTTTCCGGGTGGACCGTTTGCCATTCTGCCGCTGCAGAACAATCGCGCGTGCATCACCTGGAGTGCAGCGCGGAGCGATGCGGAGCGTGTGCTCGCCCTCGACGACGCGGCTTTCCAGGCCGAACTCGATATGCGCATCGGCGGACGCTTTGGTGCGGTTTCGCTTGCCGGGCCGCGTCAGTCTTGGCCGCTCGATATTGTTCTTCCGCGTGCGCTCATCGCGCGCCGGTTTGTGCTGATGGGTGACGCGGCGCACGGTGTGCATCCCGTCGCCGGGCAGGGTGTGAACCTTGCGTTACGTGATGCGGCTGCTTTGATTGAAGTTTTGTCGGATGCGGCGCGTGTCGGTGGCGATTTCGGAGATGGCGTGCATCTCGAGCGTTATCAGCGGTGGCGCCGGTTTGACTCTCTGATGTCGGCGTCGATTTACGACGGAATCAATCGGGTATTCGGCGTCGACGATATGATGCTGCGTGCTGGGCGTGGGGCTGCGCTGGGACTTGTTGACCGGCTTGGAGCGGTCAAGAAAACGATCCTGGCCGAAGCTGCCGGACTAACGGGTGAGTTACCGAAGCTGGCGCGCGGATTGCCGGTGTAG
- the tesB gene encoding acyl-CoA thioesterase II, whose protein sequence is MTATPAPGRSALDTLLATLTLEPLEDNLFRGPKSNEGWQRVYGGLVLSQSLVAAALTVDPTRTIHSLHGYFLLAGDPKREIIYDSERIRDGGSFTTRRVRAIQHGQAIFSMSASFHKTEDGFQHQSAMPEVPSPESLPSAKDLMTGMMANLPENMSAYWRREHPIDVRIVDPSRYISRRPQAAAQSLWLKANGTLPDSPYLHQAVLAYASDFTLLDTALIAHGKLLFDSDVQLASLDHAMWFHRSFRADDWLLYVQDSPSADGARAFCRGSVFDREGRLIASVAQEGLMRRRETAFMLK, encoded by the coding sequence ATGACCGCAACGCCCGCTCCCGGCCGCTCGGCTCTCGATACGCTGCTGGCAACGCTGACGCTCGAACCGCTTGAAGACAACCTTTTTCGCGGCCCGAAGTCGAACGAAGGCTGGCAACGGGTATACGGCGGGCTCGTTCTAAGCCAATCCCTTGTCGCCGCGGCGTTAACGGTCGACCCCACGCGAACCATCCACTCGTTGCACGGCTACTTCCTGCTCGCGGGCGATCCGAAGCGCGAGATCATCTACGATAGCGAACGCATCCGCGATGGCGGCAGCTTCACGACGCGCCGCGTCCGCGCGATTCAGCACGGGCAGGCCATCTTCTCGATGAGCGCCTCGTTCCATAAGACTGAAGACGGCTTTCAACACCAATCGGCGATGCCGGAGGTGCCCTCGCCGGAATCCTTGCCCAGCGCCAAGGATCTCATGACGGGCATGATGGCCAATCTTCCAGAGAACATGAGCGCCTATTGGCGCCGCGAGCACCCGATCGACGTCCGCATCGTCGACCCCTCGCGCTACATCAGCCGCCGCCCGCAGGCCGCCGCCCAGTCCCTATGGCTGAAAGCAAACGGAACCCTGCCGGACAGCCCCTACCTGCACCAGGCCGTCCTGGCCTATGCGTCGGATTTCACGCTGCTCGACACCGCGCTGATTGCGCACGGGAAGCTTCTTTTCGACAGCGACGTCCAACTGGCGAGCCTCGATCACGCGATGTGGTTTCATCGCAGTTTCCGGGCCGATGATTGGCTTCTGTACGTCCAGGACAGCCCCAGCGCCGATGGCGCCCGGGCCTTCTGCAGGGGCTCTGTATTCGATCGTGAGGGCCGCTTGATCGCGTCCGTCGCGCAGGAAGGTTTGATGCGCCGCCGCGAGACCGCCTTCATGCTGAAATAA
- a CDS encoding P-II family nitrogen regulator: protein MKLITAIIKPFKLEEVRSALTDLGLQGMTVTEVKGYGRQKGHTEIYRGAEYAVSFLPKLKIEVVVTAGEVNKALAAIQRAAKTGQIGDGKIFVSPIENTVRIRTGEVDDDAL, encoded by the coding sequence ATGAAGCTCATCACTGCGATTATCAAACCGTTCAAGCTGGAAGAGGTGCGGTCGGCTCTCACGGACCTCGGCCTCCAAGGGATGACGGTCACCGAAGTCAAAGGCTACGGCCGCCAGAAGGGCCATACGGAAATCTACCGCGGCGCCGAATACGCCGTCAGCTTCCTGCCCAAACTCAAGATCGAGGTCGTCGTCACGGCCGGCGAAGTCAACAAGGCGCTCGCTGCGATCCAGCGTGCCGCGAAAACCGGTCAGATCGGCGACGGAAAAATCTTCGTGTCGCCCATCGAGAACACCGTGCGCATCCGCACCGGAGAAGTCGATGACGACGCACTCTGA
- a CDS encoding ammonium transporter, giving the protein MKFRKIARCAGVLGALGAIALVSPALAQEAAPAAAPAPTLDSGDTAWMLTSSVIVLMMSLPGLALFYGGMVRKKNILNTSLMVFATVCLMSIIWTFFGYSLAFTDGGEMNAYIGGLSKAMLAGVTKDSLQGTIPEALFVFFQMTFAAITPALIIGAVVDRMKFSTLLVFMCLWLVIVYLPVCHWVWGGGFLSKDGVLDFAGGTVVHINAGIAGLVACIMVGRRKGYGHENMMPHNLVLTMIGASLLWVGWFGFNAGSAVSAGTSASMAALATQVATAAAALGWMFTEWLIHRKPTILGITSGAVAGLVAITPAAGFVDAKGAMLIGLAAGVGCYFAATTLKKALGYDDSLDVFGVHGVGGIIGALLTGVFAVKEIGGTAGVLEGNAAQFGIQVYGVLATIIWCAVATFVILLVLKVIMGLRVPEDVEIEGLDARLHGETVP; this is encoded by the coding sequence ATGAAGTTCAGAAAGATAGCGCGATGCGCAGGGGTGCTAGGGGCCCTCGGCGCGATCGCGTTGGTCAGTCCGGCTTTGGCTCAGGAAGCCGCTCCGGCAGCAGCACCCGCTCCAACGCTCGATAGCGGCGACACGGCATGGATGCTGACATCATCCGTCATCGTGCTGATGATGAGCTTGCCAGGACTGGCGTTGTTCTACGGCGGCATGGTCCGCAAAAAGAACATCCTCAACACCTCGCTGATGGTCTTCGCGACCGTCTGTCTGATGTCGATCATCTGGACGTTCTTTGGTTATTCGCTCGCCTTCACGGATGGCGGCGAGATGAACGCCTACATCGGCGGCCTGAGCAAGGCCATGCTGGCAGGCGTCACCAAGGACAGCCTGCAGGGAACGATCCCGGAAGCGCTGTTCGTCTTCTTCCAGATGACGTTCGCAGCCATCACACCGGCACTCATCATCGGTGCCGTTGTCGACCGCATGAAGTTTTCGACATTGCTCGTCTTCATGTGCCTTTGGCTCGTGATCGTTTACCTCCCTGTTTGCCACTGGGTATGGGGCGGCGGCTTCCTGAGCAAGGACGGCGTCCTTGACTTCGCAGGCGGCACAGTCGTGCACATCAACGCCGGTATCGCCGGTCTCGTGGCGTGCATCATGGTCGGACGCCGCAAGGGCTACGGCCACGAAAACATGATGCCGCACAATCTCGTGCTCACGATGATCGGCGCCTCGTTGCTGTGGGTCGGTTGGTTCGGCTTCAACGCGGGTTCTGCCGTCAGCGCAGGAACCTCTGCATCGATGGCCGCGCTCGCCACCCAGGTCGCGACGGCGGCAGCAGCTCTCGGCTGGATGTTCACCGAATGGCTGATCCATCGTAAGCCGACGATCCTCGGCATCACGTCGGGTGCGGTTGCTGGCCTCGTCGCCATCACGCCTGCAGCTGGCTTTGTCGATGCCAAGGGCGCGATGCTCATCGGCCTCGCAGCAGGCGTCGGCTGCTATTTCGCAGCGACGACTCTCAAGAAGGCCCTGGGTTACGACGACAGCCTTGACGTCTTCGGCGTCCACGGCGTCGGCGGCATCATCGGCGCACTTCTCACCGGCGTCTTCGCCGTCAAGGAAATCGGCGGCACTGCCGGCGTCCTGGAAGGCAACGCGGCGCAGTTTGGCATCCAGGTCTACGGCGTTCTGGCCACCATCATCTGGTGTGCGGTCGCGACGTTCGTGATCCTTCTGGTGCTGAAGGTCATCATGGGCTTGCGCGTACCGGAAGACGTCGAGATCGAAGGTCTCGATGCTCGGCTCCACGGCGAAACCGTTCCGTAA
- the ffh gene encoding signal recognition particle protein yields MFQSLSDRLSGVLDKLTRRGALTESDVAEAMREVRRALLEADVALDVVKDFTEKVKAKAIGSEVLRSVTPGQMVVKIVNDELVAVLGSEADPIDLRATPPLGILMVGLQGSGKTTTTAKIAYRLTNRDRKKVLMASLDTRRPAAQEQLRVLGEQTNVATLPIIAGQTPLQIARRAEDAAKLGGFDVIIYDTAGRVTVDDELMDEVRDVKAATHPHEVLLVADSLTGQDAVNTAKAFDGRIGVTGIVLTRADGDGRGGAALSMRAVTGKPIKLIGTGERWDALEDFHPGRIASRILGMGDVVSLVEKAAQTIDVEKATKIAEKMKKGSFDLEDLSEQLKQMQKLGGMGGILGMMPGVSKIKGKINEAGLDKSLVHQRAIISSMTPQERRSPKVLDAKRKRRIAAGSGTKVEDINKLLKMHRQMADMMKTMGKNGGMLNKFLGRTGAGPSEADMQSMQAELAKMDPKALEQLPPELKDQVAKGLGGSLPSIGRGLAGLGGGLPKGLPGLGGSLPKFPGLPGKKK; encoded by the coding sequence ATGTTTCAAAGCCTCTCAGACCGACTTTCTGGTGTTCTCGATAAGCTGACGCGCCGCGGCGCGCTCACAGAAAGCGACGTCGCGGAAGCAATGCGCGAAGTTCGCCGCGCGCTGCTGGAAGCCGACGTGGCGCTCGACGTCGTCAAAGACTTCACCGAGAAGGTCAAAGCCAAGGCTATCGGCTCGGAAGTCCTGCGCTCGGTCACGCCAGGCCAGATGGTCGTCAAGATCGTCAACGACGAACTCGTTGCGGTTCTGGGCTCCGAAGCGGACCCGATCGACCTGCGCGCCACTCCGCCCCTCGGCATCCTGATGGTCGGCCTGCAAGGCTCCGGTAAAACCACGACCACGGCGAAAATCGCTTACCGCCTGACGAACCGCGACCGCAAAAAAGTTCTTATGGCGTCGCTCGACACACGCCGCCCGGCTGCGCAGGAGCAGCTTCGCGTTCTCGGCGAGCAGACCAACGTCGCAACGCTTCCGATCATCGCCGGGCAAACGCCGCTGCAGATCGCGCGGCGCGCTGAAGACGCTGCAAAGCTCGGCGGCTTCGACGTTATCATCTACGACACCGCAGGCCGCGTAACGGTCGACGACGAGTTGATGGATGAGGTTCGCGACGTCAAAGCCGCAACCCATCCGCACGAAGTACTGCTCGTCGCAGACTCGCTAACCGGCCAAGACGCGGTCAACACCGCGAAAGCATTCGATGGCCGCATCGGTGTCACCGGCATCGTGCTGACCCGCGCCGACGGTGACGGACGCGGCGGCGCCGCGCTTTCGATGCGCGCCGTCACCGGCAAGCCGATCAAGCTGATCGGTACCGGCGAACGCTGGGACGCACTCGAAGACTTCCACCCAGGCCGCATTGCTTCGCGCATCCTCGGCATGGGCGACGTCGTCAGCCTCGTCGAGAAAGCCGCACAAACGATCGACGTCGAAAAAGCGACGAAGATCGCCGAAAAAATGAAGAAGGGGTCGTTCGACCTCGAAGATCTTTCCGAGCAGCTCAAGCAGATGCAGAAGCTCGGCGGCATGGGCGGCATCCTCGGCATGATGCCGGGCGTCTCGAAAATCAAAGGCAAGATCAACGAAGCGGGCCTCGACAAGAGCCTCGTGCACCAACGCGCCATCATCTCTTCGATGACGCCGCAGGAGCGCCGCAGCCCGAAAGTTCTCGACGCCAAAAGGAAGCGGCGCATCGCGGCCGGATCCGGAACCAAAGTCGAGGACATCAACAAGCTTCTGAAGATGCACCGTCAGATGGCGGACATGATGAAGACGATGGGCAAGAACGGCGGCATGCTGAACAAGTTTCTCGGCCGCACCGGCGCTGGTCCTTCGGAAGCCGACATGCAGTCGATGCAGGCCGAACTCGCCAAGATGGATCCCAAGGCGCTGGAGCAATTGCCGCCAGAACTCAAGGATCAGGTGGCTAAAGGACTGGGCGGCTCACTGCCGTCCATCGGACGCGGCCTTGCCGGTCTTGGCGGCGGACTTCCCAAAGGATTACCGGGCCTCGGCGGCTCACTACCGAAATTCCCAGGGCTGCCTGGGAAGAAGAAATAA